One window of Triticum dicoccoides isolate Atlit2015 ecotype Zavitan chromosome 5A, WEW_v2.0, whole genome shotgun sequence genomic DNA carries:
- the LOC119297328 gene encoding uncharacterized protein LOC119297328: MGKLARLVDGIKRRLTRKKQGEDQEAAAAACYDKVGKTESMRVEIRSRRAQELIAKNLAAADSIGHGGAKKAKKRFFAF, encoded by the coding sequence atggggaAGCTGGCGAGGCTCGTGGACGGCATCAAGAGGAGGCTGACCAGGAAGAAGCAGGGGGAGgaccaggaggcggcggcggcggcgtgctacgACAAGGTGGGCAAGACGGAGAGCATGCGGGTGGAGATCAGGAGCCGCCGCGCGCAGGAGCTCATCGCCAAGAACCTCGCCGCCGCCGACTCcatcggccacggcggcgccaagaaggccaagaagcGCTTCTTCGCCTTCTGA
- the LOC119301464 gene encoding protein CHAPERONE-LIKE PROTEIN OF POR1, chloroplastic-like: protein MQATAASFLARPIPWPRRIGRSAYGAVAVRGGVSPLPPRLRAVRCSMSLSIGAGSSDIGDSGFSYQYAPVFRRYRERDPYKLLGVDRDASEEEIRSAKDFLVQQYAGHEASEEAIEGAYEKIIMKSYQHRKKTKINLKTKLLKRVEESPSWVKAFLGYFEVPSMDIISKRLFFFAFIAGWSIATSAENGPAFQLAISLFSCIYFLNDKMKNLLRASTTGFGVLVGGWIVGSMLVPLIPTFIIPPTWSLELLTSLVAYVFLFLGSTYLK from the exons ATGCAGGCGACGGCCGCATCCTTCCTCGCCCGCCCCATCCCGTGGCCCCGTCG CATTGGCAGGAGCGCGTATGGGGCGGTGGCGGTGCGCGGAGGCgtctcgccgctgccgccgcggcTGCGGGCGGTACGGTGCTCTATGAGCCTCTCTATCGGCGCCGGTTCGAGCGACATCGGAGACAGCGGATTCAGCTACC AGTATGCTCCGGTCTTCCGAAGATACCGTGAGCGGGATCCCTACAAGCTTCTTGGTGTTGACCGTGATGCATCTGAAGAAGAGATCAGAAGTGCAAAAGACTTCCTAGTTCAACAGTATGCTGGTCACGAAGCAAGTGAAGAAGCTATTGAAGGTGCTTATGAAAAGATAATAATGAAGAGCTACCAGCATAGGAAGAAAACGAAAATTAATCTGAAAACCAAGCTTTTAAAGCGAGTCGAGGAATCCCCGTCATGGGTAAAGGCATTTCTTGGATACTTTGAGGTGCCATCAATGGATATTATTTCCAAAAGATTATTCTTTTTTGCTTTCATCGCTGGGTGGAGCATAGCAACTTCTGCTGAGAATGGACCTGCATTCCAG CTTGCAATATCACTCTTCTCGTGCATATACTTCCTTAATGACAAGATGAAGAACCTTCTGAGAGCATCAACTACTGG GTTTGGAGTACTTGTTGGTGGCTGGATTGTTGGTTCTATGTTGGTCCCTCTTATCCCAACATTTATCATCCCACCTACATGGTCGCTTGAGCTTCTTACCTCCTTggttgcatatgttttcttgtttcTGGGGAGCACTTACCTCAAATGA